The following coding sequences are from one Ancylobacter sp. TS-1 window:
- a CDS encoding urea ABC transporter substrate-binding protein — MTGKTMRGLRAAALTGTLLLSVAHAYAADPIKLGVLEDQSGDFAAATIGKVHAIQLAAEEINKAGGIMGRPLELVIYDTQSDNTRYQEFMRRVLQRDKVDAVFAGFSSASREAYRPIVNQFDGLAFYNNQYEGGVCDANMIVTGAVPEQQFSTLIPWMMEKYGKKVYTLAADYNFGQISAEWVRNIVKEHGGEMVGEDFIPLGVSQFSQNIQNIQKAKPDFVVTLLVGTAQASYYEQAASANVNLPMASSVNVGQGYEHKRFKPPSLKDMYVTTNYIEEIDSPASKAFFAKFKAKFPDEPYVNQEAENSYLAVYLYKQMIERAKSTKRDDLRKEIAKGDVCMDAPEGKVCLDPKSQHMSHTIYLAKVGEDHSISFPKVWEDIKPYWLGEAGCDLTKSDPSAQYTPSNPPPKN; from the coding sequence ATGACTGGGAAGACCATGCGGGGGCTGCGCGCCGCGGCCCTCACGGGGACGCTTTTGCTCAGCGTCGCCCATGCTTACGCCGCCGACCCGATCAAGCTCGGCGTGCTCGAGGACCAGTCCGGCGACTTCGCCGCCGCGACCATCGGCAAGGTGCACGCCATCCAGCTCGCCGCCGAGGAGATCAACAAGGCCGGCGGCATCATGGGCCGCCCGCTGGAGCTGGTGATCTACGACACCCAGTCCGACAACACCCGCTACCAGGAATTCATGCGCCGCGTGCTCCAGCGCGACAAGGTGGACGCCGTGTTCGCCGGCTTCTCCTCGGCCTCCCGCGAGGCCTACCGCCCGATCGTCAACCAGTTCGACGGACTGGCCTTCTACAACAACCAGTATGAAGGCGGCGTCTGCGACGCCAACATGATCGTCACCGGCGCGGTGCCCGAGCAGCAGTTCTCGACCCTCATCCCGTGGATGATGGAGAAGTACGGCAAGAAGGTCTACACGCTCGCCGCCGACTACAATTTCGGCCAGATCTCGGCCGAGTGGGTGCGCAACATCGTCAAGGAGCACGGCGGCGAGATGGTCGGCGAGGACTTCATCCCGCTCGGCGTGTCGCAGTTCTCCCAGAACATCCAGAACATCCAGAAGGCCAAGCCGGACTTCGTGGTGACGCTGCTGGTCGGCACCGCCCAGGCCTCCTATTACGAGCAGGCCGCCTCCGCCAATGTGAACCTGCCGATGGCCTCCTCGGTCAATGTCGGCCAGGGCTACGAGCACAAGCGCTTCAAGCCGCCATCGCTCAAGGACATGTACGTCACCACCAACTACATCGAGGAAATCGACAGCCCGGCCTCGAAGGCGTTCTTCGCCAAGTTCAAGGCGAAGTTCCCGGATGAGCCCTACGTCAACCAGGAAGCCGAGAACTCCTACCTCGCCGTCTATCTCTACAAGCAGATGATCGAGCGCGCGAAGTCGACCAAGCGCGACGACCTGCGCAAGGAAATCGCCAAGGGCGACGTCTGCATGGACGCCCCCGAGGGCAAGGTCTGCCTCGACCCCAAGAGCCAGCACATGTCCCACACCATCTATCTGGCGAAGGTCGGCGAGGATCACTCGATCTCCTTCCCGAAGGTCTGGGAAGACATCAAGCCGTACTGGCTGGGCGAGGCCGGCTGCGACCTGACCAAGAGCGACCCGAGCGCGCAGTACACGCCCTCGAACCCGCCGCCGAAGAACTGA
- a CDS encoding D-amino acid dehydrogenase has translation MKIVVLGAGVIGVTSAYYLARAGHEVVVLDRQPGPALETSYANAGEVSPGYSSPWAAPGIPVKALKWLFMTHAPLVLHPRADFATLRWMAAMLANCTSARYAVNKGRMVRIAEYSRECLIALREETGIAYDERMQGTLQVFRTQKQLDSIGKDIEVLAADGVPFEVLDRAGCVAAEPGLAASADHIVGGLRLPMDETGDCFKFTTALAALAAEIGVSFRYGTGIRRLKAEAGRIAGVETDSGDVAADAYVVALGSYAPALLAPLGLSLPVYPVKGYSLTVPIVDAARAPVSTVMDETYKVAITRLGECIRVGGLAEIAGFNLDLPAARRATLEHSARDLFGAAGNWEQAQFWTGLRPMTPDGTPVIGPTRYTNLFLNGGHGTLGWTMSCGSARVLADLVSGHRPAIAAEDLAIARYA, from the coding sequence ATGAAGATCGTCGTTCTCGGTGCCGGGGTGATCGGCGTCACCTCGGCCTATTACCTCGCCCGCGCCGGCCATGAGGTGGTGGTGCTCGACCGCCAGCCCGGCCCGGCGCTGGAGACCAGCTACGCCAATGCCGGCGAGGTCTCGCCGGGCTATTCCTCGCCCTGGGCGGCGCCGGGCATTCCGGTGAAGGCGCTCAAATGGCTGTTCATGACGCACGCGCCGCTGGTGCTGCACCCGAGGGCCGACTTCGCCACACTGCGCTGGATGGCGGCCATGCTCGCCAATTGCACAAGCGCGCGCTACGCGGTGAACAAGGGCCGCATGGTGCGCATCGCCGAGTACAGCCGCGAATGCCTGATCGCGCTGCGCGAGGAGACCGGCATCGCCTATGACGAGCGCATGCAGGGCACGTTGCAGGTGTTCCGCACCCAGAAGCAGCTCGACTCCATCGGCAAGGACATCGAGGTGCTGGCCGCCGACGGCGTGCCCTTCGAGGTGCTGGACCGGGCCGGCTGCGTCGCCGCCGAGCCGGGCCTCGCCGCCTCCGCCGACCATATCGTCGGCGGCCTGCGCCTGCCGATGGACGAGACAGGCGACTGCTTCAAGTTCACCACTGCGCTCGCCGCCCTCGCGGCGGAGATCGGCGTCTCCTTCCGCTACGGGACCGGCATACGCCGGCTGAAGGCGGAGGCCGGCCGCATCGCCGGCGTCGAGACCGATTCCGGCGATGTCGCCGCAGACGCCTATGTCGTCGCGCTCGGCAGCTATGCGCCGGCCCTGCTGGCCCCGCTCGGCCTGTCGCTGCCGGTCTACCCGGTGAAGGGCTACTCGCTCACCGTGCCGATCGTCGACGCGGCCCGCGCGCCGGTCTCCACCGTGATGGACGAGACCTACAAGGTCGCCATCACCCGGCTGGGCGAGTGCATCCGCGTCGGCGGGCTGGCCGAGATCGCCGGCTTCAATCTCGACCTGCCGGCGGCCCGGCGCGCCACGCTGGAGCATTCGGCGCGCGACCTGTTCGGCGCCGCCGGTAACTGGGAGCAGGCGCAGTTCTGGACCGGCCTCAGGCCGATGACGCCGGACGGCACCCCCGTCATCGGCCCGACGCGCTACACCAACCTGTTCCTGAACGGCGGCCACGGCACGCTGGGCTGGACCATGTCCTGCGGCTCGGCGCGCGTGCTGGCCGACCTCGTGAGCGGGCACCGCCCCGCCATCGCCGCCGAAGACCTTGCCATCGCCCGCTACGCCTGA
- a CDS encoding LOG family protein: MRGVRFLLEYAKAEEELRRWRIRSTVVVFGSARVREDGPGRQPLLYEQARAFGRIASERGGALDLADGGFRDNVIATGGGPGLMEAANRGAFEVAAPSIGFNISLPHEQAPNPYTTPQLTFRFHYFAMRKMHLAMRANALVVFPGGFGTLDELFEILNLRITGKAPPVGIVLFDEAYWRSVINFQAMIDAGMVSEQDCTQFQFADTAEEIWDKLVAGGLHSHPRV, translated from the coding sequence ATGCGCGGCGTGCGCTTCCTGCTGGAATACGCCAAGGCCGAGGAAGAGCTGCGGCGCTGGCGCATCCGCTCGACCGTCGTGGTGTTCGGCTCGGCCCGGGTGCGCGAGGACGGGCCGGGCCGCCAGCCCTTGCTCTACGAGCAGGCGCGCGCCTTCGGACGGATCGCCTCCGAGCGCGGCGGCGCGCTCGACCTCGCCGATGGCGGCTTCCGCGACAACGTGATCGCCACCGGCGGCGGGCCGGGCCTGATGGAGGCCGCCAATCGCGGTGCCTTCGAGGTGGCCGCGCCGAGCATCGGCTTCAACATCTCCCTGCCGCACGAGCAGGCGCCCAACCCCTACACGACGCCCCAGCTCACTTTCCGCTTCCACTATTTCGCGATGCGCAAGATGCACCTGGCCATGCGCGCCAACGCGCTGGTGGTGTTCCCCGGTGGCTTCGGCACGCTGGACGAGCTGTTCGAGATCCTCAACCTGCGCATCACCGGCAAGGCGCCGCCGGTCGGCATCGTGCTGTTCGACGAGGCCTATTGGCGCTCGGTCATCAATTTCCAGGCGATGATCGACGCCGGCATGGTGAGCGAGCAGGACTGCACGCAGTTCCAGTTCGCCGACACGGCGGAGGAGATCTGGGACAAGCTGGTGGCCGGCGGCCTGCACAGCCATCCGCGCGTGTGA
- a CDS encoding DUF3775 domain-containing protein, producing the protein MDLVALAWLGRDDYDAGDWPDVREEAAQAHNGRTAAYLLGLPLLGDFLEEGLSLLGYSCEEYEIGRL; encoded by the coding sequence ATCGACCTAGTGGCGCTCGCCTGGCTCGGGCGCGACGACTACGATGCCGGCGACTGGCCCGATGTGCGCGAGGAGGCGGCGCAGGCACACAACGGCCGCACCGCCGCCTATCTGCTCGGCCTGCCCCTGCTCGGCGACTTCCTGGAGGAGGGGCTGTCGCTGCTCGGCTATTCCTGCGAGGAATACGAGATCGGGCGGCTGTGA
- a CDS encoding Lrp/AsnC family transcriptional regulator, whose protein sequence is MSALDATDRNILRLLRLDARMSTAKIAEEVGLSASTCLRRIKLMEHSGVIRGYTALVDHSGRDAAMAVIINITLERQTEDYLARFETAVRRHPEIQECYLMTGGSDYLLRVEVENAAEFERIHTDILSTLPGVLRIHSSFSIRNVLATRRRPK, encoded by the coding sequence ATGAGCGCGCTCGACGCAACCGACCGCAACATCCTGCGCCTGCTGCGCCTCGACGCGCGCATGAGCACGGCGAAGATCGCCGAGGAGGTCGGGCTGTCGGCCTCGACCTGCCTGCGCCGCATCAAGCTGATGGAGCATAGCGGCGTCATTCGCGGCTATACCGCGCTGGTCGACCATTCGGGGCGCGACGCGGCGATGGCGGTGATCATCAACATCACGCTGGAGCGGCAGACCGAGGACTATCTCGCCCGCTTCGAGACGGCGGTGCGCCGGCACCCGGAAATCCAGGAGTGCTATTTGATGACCGGCGGTTCGGACTATCTGCTGCGGGTCGAGGTAGAGAACGCCGCCGAATTCGAGCGCATCCACACCGACATATTGTCGACGCTGCCCGGCGTGCTGCGCATCCACTCCTCCTTCTCGATCCGCAACGTGCTGGCCACGCGGCGGCGGCCGAAATAG
- a CDS encoding NAD(+) synthase produces MADTDCLYRHGFLRVGACVPRGRVADPAFAVEAHLELAREGDRRGAAVLLFPELGLSSYAIDDLLLQDALLDRVETAIGQIVEASRALHPVLVVGAPLRRAGQLFNTALVIHRGEVLGVVPKSYLPNYREFYERRHFAPGIGTRGTIAVAGRQAPFGDDLLFRAQGEVGVTFHVEICEDIWVPLPPSTRAALAGAELLLNLSASNITIGKARHRRLLCASHSARCIAAYAYAAAGPGESTTDLAWDGQAAIFENGEALAESARFPEGPTLTAADVDLERLRQERLRTNTFGDCARAEGGGEVDGFRTVSFALERPAAPVALERLIERFPYVPADASRLAEECYEAYNIQVQGLAQRLVTTGLRHAVIGVSGGLDSTQALIVAARAMDLIGRPRTDILAYTLPGFATSDATRANALALIAALGATPGEIDIRPAARQMLADLSHPFAAGEPVYDVTFENVQAGLRTDYLFRLANQRGGLVVGTGDLSELGLGWCTYGVGDHMSHYNVNASVPKTLIQHLIRFVAASGDVSPATVAVLEAVLATEISPELVPAHEGATIQSTQQIVGPYALQDFNLYYLTRHGFRPSRIAFLAERAWGEAARGSWPANTPAEDRRAYSRAEIRHWLRVFLKRFFANQFKRSALPNGPKITAGGSLSPRGDWRAPSDAQARVWLDELDASED; encoded by the coding sequence ATGGCCGACACAGACTGCCTTTACCGCCACGGCTTCCTGCGCGTGGGCGCCTGCGTGCCGCGCGGCCGTGTCGCCGATCCCGCCTTCGCGGTCGAGGCGCATCTGGAGCTGGCGCGCGAGGGCGACCGGCGCGGCGCCGCCGTGCTGCTGTTTCCCGAGCTTGGCCTGTCCTCCTACGCCATCGACGACCTGCTGCTGCAGGACGCGCTGCTCGACCGGGTGGAGACGGCGATCGGGCAGATCGTCGAGGCCTCGCGCGCGCTCCACCCCGTACTGGTGGTCGGCGCGCCGCTGCGCCGGGCCGGCCAGCTCTTCAACACGGCGCTGGTGATCCATCGCGGCGAGGTGCTGGGCGTGGTGCCCAAGAGCTACCTGCCCAATTACCGCGAATTCTACGAGCGCCGGCATTTCGCGCCCGGCATCGGCACGCGCGGCACGATTGCCGTCGCCGGCCGGCAGGCGCCGTTCGGCGACGACCTGCTGTTCCGCGCGCAGGGCGAGGTCGGCGTCACCTTCCATGTCGAGATCTGCGAGGACATCTGGGTGCCGCTGCCGCCCTCGACCCGGGCAGCGCTGGCCGGGGCCGAGCTGCTGCTCAACCTCTCCGCCAGCAACATCACCATCGGCAAGGCCCGCCACCGCCGGCTGCTCTGCGCCAGCCATTCGGCACGGTGTATAGCCGCCTATGCATATGCCGCCGCCGGGCCGGGCGAATCCACCACAGACCTCGCCTGGGACGGGCAGGCGGCGATTTTCGAGAATGGCGAGGCGCTGGCCGAGAGCGCGCGCTTCCCCGAGGGTCCGACGCTGACCGCCGCCGATGTCGACCTCGAGCGCCTGCGGCAGGAGCGGCTGCGCACCAACACCTTCGGCGACTGCGCGCGCGCCGAGGGCGGCGGCGAGGTGGACGGCTTCCGCACGGTCTCCTTCGCGCTGGAGCGGCCGGCGGCGCCGGTGGCGCTGGAGCGCCTGATCGAGCGTTTCCCCTATGTGCCGGCGGACGCCTCGCGCCTCGCCGAGGAATGCTACGAGGCCTACAACATCCAGGTGCAGGGCCTTGCCCAGCGGCTCGTCACCACCGGGCTGCGCCATGCGGTGATCGGCGTCTCCGGCGGCCTCGATTCGACGCAGGCGCTGATCGTGGCGGCCCGCGCCATGGACCTGATCGGGCGCCCGCGCACCGACATTCTCGCCTACACCCTGCCGGGCTTCGCCACCTCGGACGCGACCCGCGCCAACGCTCTGGCACTGATCGCGGCGCTGGGCGCCACGCCCGGCGAGATCGACATCCGCCCGGCGGCGCGCCAGATGCTGGCCGATCTTAGCCATCCCTTCGCGGCGGGCGAGCCGGTCTACGATGTGACCTTCGAGAACGTGCAGGCGGGGCTGCGCACCGACTACCTGTTCCGCCTCGCCAACCAGCGCGGCGGGCTGGTGGTCGGCACCGGCGACCTCTCCGAGCTTGGGCTCGGCTGGTGCACCTATGGCGTGGGCGACCACATGTCCCACTACAACGTCAACGCCTCGGTGCCGAAGACGCTGATCCAGCACCTGATCCGCTTCGTCGCCGCCTCGGGCGATGTCTCGCCGGCCACCGTCGCGGTGCTGGAGGCGGTGCTGGCGACGGAAATCTCGCCGGAGCTGGTGCCGGCCCATGAGGGCGCCACCATTCAGTCGACCCAGCAGATTGTTGGCCCCTACGCGCTGCAGGACTTCAATCTCTACTACCTGACGCGCCACGGCTTCCGCCCCTCGCGCATCGCCTTCCTCGCCGAGCGGGCCTGGGGCGAGGCCGCGCGCGGAAGCTGGCCGGCCAACACCCCGGCCGAGGACCGCCGGGCCTATTCGCGCGCCGAGATCCGCCACTGGCTGCGGGTGTTCCTCAAGCGGTTCTTCGCCAACCAGTTCAAGCGCTCGGCGCTGCCGAACGGGCCGAAGATCACCGCCGGCGGCTCGCTGTCGCCGCGCGGCGACTGGCGCGCGCCCTCGGACGCGCAGGCGCGCGTCTGGCTCGACGAACTCGACGCGTCGGAGGATTGA
- a CDS encoding PfkB family carbohydrate kinase has product MGHVLVVGSVNVDRILRLAAPLGGGGRVSVVGTELRCGGGGFATGAALLALGHRVSLVATLAGDEAGRACRAVLERLGFDLRHLVASETPTVPLEIFVDPLGERTIVAPATSEARRLTALPAIAADLAYVNVRRADPGVLEDLAHRARVVAQVPLEAGERRPAEVLIASASDHAFALGAGAFDHARRIGGPGLKALVATDGPRPVRLCEAGGNSAVALAPTDPPEDTAPDAPRDSTGAGDVFAAGFIDGCLRGSAYAACVRRGSETAARFLADRDAFWRDAGLALEMRLATPRPA; this is encoded by the coding sequence ATGGGTCATGTCCTCGTCGTCGGCAGCGTCAATGTCGACCGCATCCTGCGCCTTGCCGCGCCGCTGGGCGGGGGTGGGCGCGTCAGCGTCGTCGGCACCGAACTGCGCTGCGGAGGCGGGGGCTTCGCCACCGGCGCGGCGCTGCTGGCGCTCGGCCACCGGGTGAGCCTCGTCGCCACGCTGGCGGGCGACGAGGCCGGACGGGCCTGCCGGGCCGTGCTGGAGCGGCTCGGCTTCGACCTGCGCCATCTCGTCGCCAGCGAAACGCCGACCGTGCCGCTGGAGATCTTCGTCGATCCCCTGGGCGAGCGCACCATCGTGGCGCCGGCGACGAGCGAGGCGCGCCGCCTCACCGCCCTGCCGGCCATCGCCGCCGACCTCGCCTATGTCAATGTCCGCCGGGCCGACCCCGGCGTGCTGGAGGACCTCGCCCACCGCGCCCGCGTCGTCGCGCAGGTGCCGCTGGAGGCGGGCGAGCGGCGGCCGGCCGAGGTGCTGATCGCCTCCGCCTCCGACCATGCCTTCGCGCTCGGTGCGGGCGCCTTCGATCACGCGCGCCGGATCGGCGGGCCGGGGCTCAAAGCGCTGGTGGCGACCGACGGGCCCCGTCCGGTCCGGCTCTGCGAGGCTGGCGGAAACAGCGCCGTCGCGCTCGCCCCGACCGATCCGCCGGAGGATACCGCCCCCGACGCGCCGCGCGACAGCACCGGCGCCGGCGACGTCTTCGCCGCCGGCTTCATCGATGGCTGCCTGCGCGGGAGCGCCTATGCCGCCTGCGTGCGGCGCGGCAGCGAGACCGCCGCGCGCTTCCTCGCCGACCGCGACGCCTTCTGGCGCGATGCCGGGCTGGCGCTGGAAATGCGGCTAGCCACCCCTCGCCCGGCGTAA
- the alr gene encoding alanine racemase, with protein sequence MFGEISEQLLASDTAPGILTVDLRALVANYRALAARVAPARVAGVVKADAYGLGAARVAPALEAAGCRDFFVAQLSEALALKPRLDADSRLYVLSGLQPGAEPACAHAGIVPVLNSLEQIAAWSRLARARGEELPALLQFDTGMSRFGLSAPEAATLSAEPSRLDGVRLLHVMSHLACADEPGAGLNGEQLAAMRRLSAAFPGVPVSFANSGGVFLGPDYHGALVRPGIALYGGAPTAGTANPMAPVVRLDVRVVQVRTVPAGARVGYGGAHVTSGERRLATTAAGYADGLPRALSDRGAAYWGATRLPIAGRVSMDSLTLDVTALPPGTLKPGALVEMIGAHQTLDALAADAGTIAYEILTGLGTRYHRVYR encoded by the coding sequence ATGTTCGGTGAAATCTCGGAGCAGCTTCTGGCGAGCGACACGGCGCCGGGCATCCTGACCGTCGACCTCCGGGCGCTTGTCGCCAATTACCGCGCCCTCGCCGCCCGCGTCGCCCCGGCGAGGGTCGCCGGCGTGGTCAAGGCCGACGCCTACGGGCTGGGCGCGGCCCGCGTCGCGCCGGCGCTGGAAGCGGCCGGCTGCCGCGATTTCTTCGTCGCCCAGCTTTCCGAGGCGCTGGCGCTAAAGCCCCGGCTCGACGCGGACAGCCGCCTCTATGTCCTCAGCGGCCTGCAGCCCGGCGCGGAACCGGCCTGCGCGCACGCCGGCATCGTGCCGGTGCTGAACAGCCTCGAGCAGATCGCCGCCTGGTCGCGGCTTGCCCGCGCGCGGGGTGAAGAACTGCCGGCGCTGCTCCAGTTCGACACCGGCATGTCGCGCTTCGGCCTGTCGGCGCCGGAGGCCGCGACCCTTTCCGCCGAACCCTCGCGGCTCGACGGTGTGCGCCTCCTGCATGTGATGAGCCATCTCGCCTGCGCCGACGAGCCCGGCGCCGGGCTGAACGGCGAGCAGCTCGCGGCGATGCGGCGCCTGTCCGCCGCCTTCCCCGGCGTGCCGGTCAGCTTCGCCAATTCCGGCGGCGTGTTCCTCGGGCCGGATTATCACGGCGCGCTGGTGCGCCCGGGCATCGCGCTCTATGGCGGCGCGCCGACCGCCGGCACGGCCAACCCGATGGCGCCGGTGGTCCGGCTCGACGTGCGGGTGGTGCAGGTCCGCACCGTGCCGGCCGGTGCCCGCGTCGGCTATGGCGGCGCGCATGTGACCTCGGGCGAACGCCGCCTCGCCACCACGGCCGCCGGCTATGCCGACGGGCTGCCGCGCGCCCTGAGCGACCGCGGCGCCGCCTATTGGGGCGCCACCCGCCTGCCGATCGCCGGGCGCGTCTCGATGGACAGCCTGACCCTCGACGTGACCGCGCTGCCGCCCGGCACGCTCAAGCCCGGCGCGCTGGTGGAGATGATCGGCGCGCACCAGACGCTCGACGCTCTCGCCGCCGACGCCGGCACCATCGCCTATGAAATCCTCACCGGCCTCGGCACGCGCTATCATCGCGTCTACCGCTGA
- a CDS encoding ANTAR domain-containing response regulator, with product MAPRLLQNFNGGRAYIVTSSLTAVESLQTTLGKLGVTSHCPPLVDGRADLDIGAMQVERDILFIDGDLDNPVALDIDAGSRQPPVPIIGLVGVEAPSRLKQLVNLGATAFLRKPVQGAAVYTALFLGINQFLLRGDLRARLDDMDRRRRGRRAVVKAIIARMNDTGVDDDEAYEWLRRESMRSRLVLEDYCEAFMKTRAAALEKPGQRLPESRSAETR from the coding sequence ATGGCTCCTCGACTGCTCCAGAATTTCAATGGCGGCCGGGCGTATATCGTCACGTCCAGTCTCACGGCCGTGGAATCGCTGCAGACCACGCTGGGCAAGCTCGGCGTCACCTCGCACTGCCCGCCGCTGGTGGACGGGCGCGCCGATCTCGACATCGGCGCCATGCAGGTCGAGCGCGACATCCTCTTCATCGACGGCGACCTCGACAATCCGGTCGCCCTCGACATCGACGCCGGCTCGCGTCAGCCGCCGGTGCCGATCATCGGCCTGGTCGGCGTGGAAGCGCCGAGCCGGCTCAAGCAGCTGGTGAATCTCGGCGCCACGGCCTTCCTGCGCAAGCCCGTGCAGGGCGCGGCCGTCTACACCGCCCTGTTCCTCGGCATCAACCAGTTCCTGTTGCGCGGCGACCTGCGGGCGCGGCTCGACGACATGGATCGCCGCCGGCGCGGCCGCCGCGCGGTGGTGAAGGCCATCATCGCCCGAATGAACGACACGGGCGTCGATGACGACGAAGCCTATGAATGGCTTCGGCGCGAAAGCATGCGCTCGCGGCTGGTCCTCGAGGACTACTGCGAGGCTTTCATGAAGACGAGGGCCGCCGCCCTCGAAAAACCGGGGCAACGTCTCCCCGAGAGCCGCAGCGCGGAAACAAGATAA
- a CDS encoding transporter substrate-binding domain-containing protein, which translates to MTSKHYRIGVMFSTTGPYSVVARSMLNGALLAVAEQPAGVVIEPVVVNPGGDLASYAAQSRDLLNAGIRHVVGCYTSSSRKEVIPCFEKHDALLWYPSHYEGFESSNNVIYTGASPNQHVLPLVDHMLANVGSSAFCVGSNYIWAWENTRIFREAMMARGARVLAERYVPVGDTELEQVVEAIIEARPAFVFNNLIGTSNYAFFRAFRTACLKRGIDQPRIIPVASCTLSEPELEEIGAQAVDGHLSSSVYFSSLGSPANGAFTRSYRDTFPEGPSTSADAEASYIAMKLLLLALAETGTDDVEAVKAAVTRQRLAAPQGDVHIDPQTLHAYLTPRIGVSNASARFDILVEAPGPVRPDPYLVQSSPRYAVASRNSSLRVVK; encoded by the coding sequence ATGACGTCGAAGCACTACCGCATCGGAGTGATGTTCTCCACCACCGGCCCGTACAGCGTGGTGGCGCGCTCCATGCTGAACGGCGCGCTGCTGGCGGTGGCCGAGCAGCCGGCGGGCGTCGTCATCGAGCCGGTCGTGGTCAATCCGGGCGGCGATCTGGCGAGCTACGCGGCGCAGAGCCGCGATCTGCTGAACGCCGGCATCCGCCACGTGGTCGGCTGCTACACCTCCTCCAGCCGCAAGGAGGTGATCCCCTGCTTCGAGAAGCACGACGCGCTGCTCTGGTACCCCTCCCATTACGAGGGCTTCGAGAGTTCCAACAACGTCATCTACACCGGCGCCTCGCCGAACCAGCACGTGCTTCCGCTGGTCGATCACATGCTCGCCAATGTCGGATCGAGCGCCTTCTGCGTCGGCTCGAACTATATCTGGGCGTGGGAGAACACCCGCATCTTCCGCGAGGCGATGATGGCGCGCGGCGCCCGCGTGCTCGCCGAGCGCTACGTGCCGGTCGGCGACACAGAGCTTGAGCAGGTGGTCGAGGCGATCATCGAGGCGCGGCCCGCCTTCGTGTTCAACAACCTGATCGGCACCAGCAACTACGCCTTCTTCCGCGCCTTCCGCACCGCCTGCCTCAAGCGCGGCATCGACCAGCCCCGCATCATCCCGGTGGCAAGCTGCACGCTGTCCGAGCCGGAGCTGGAGGAGATCGGCGCGCAGGCGGTCGACGGGCATCTGAGCTCCAGCGTCTATTTCTCCTCGCTCGGCTCGCCCGCCAACGGCGCCTTCACCCGCTCCTATCGCGACACCTTCCCGGAAGGTCCCTCGACCTCGGCCGATGCGGAAGCCTCCTACATCGCGATGAAGCTGCTGCTGCTCGCCCTCGCCGAGACCGGCACTGACGACGTCGAGGCAGTCAAGGCGGCGGTCACGCGCCAGCGCCTCGCCGCCCCGCAGGGCGACGTGCATATCGACCCGCAAACCCTGCATGCCTATCTGACGCCACGAATTGGCGTTTCAAACGCGTCCGCGCGCTTCGACATCCTCGTCGAGGCGCCGGGCCCGGTCCGTCCCGACCCCTATCTCGTCCAGTCGTCGCCGCGCTATGCGGTCGCTTCCCGCAACTCTTCACTGAGAGTGGTAAAGTGA
- the pncA gene encoding bifunctional nicotinamidase/pyrazinamidase, translated as MIAPEAYVPGSSDVLLVVDIQHDFCPGGALAVPRGDEVISAVNALARHFPHVVLTQDWHPSGHLSFASSHPGARPYETVDVDYGAQILWPDHCVQGTRGAAFRPELDVPHAELVLRKGYHRGIDSYSAFYENDRRTPTGLASYLRERGIRRVFMAGLAFDFCVRFSAEDARRIGFDVVVFDDACRAIDVGGSAAATYEQFQALGIACHPSACVTDAAAQR; from the coding sequence ATGATCGCACCCGAAGCATATGTCCCCGGCAGCAGCGACGTCCTGCTGGTGGTCGACATCCAGCACGATTTCTGTCCGGGCGGCGCGCTCGCCGTGCCGAGAGGCGACGAGGTCATTTCGGCGGTCAACGCCCTCGCCCGCCACTTCCCCCATGTGGTGCTGACGCAGGACTGGCACCCGTCCGGGCACCTGTCCTTCGCCTCCTCGCATCCCGGCGCGCGGCCCTACGAGACCGTCGACGTAGATTACGGCGCCCAGATCCTGTGGCCGGACCATTGCGTGCAGGGCACGCGCGGCGCCGCCTTCCGCCCGGAACTCGACGTGCCGCATGCCGAGCTGGTGCTGCGCAAGGGCTATCATCGCGGGATCGATTCCTACTCGGCCTTCTACGAGAACGACCGCCGCACCCCGACCGGCCTCGCCAGCTATCTGCGCGAGCGCGGCATCCGGCGCGTCTTCATGGCCGGGCTCGCCTTCGATTTCTGCGTGCGGTTCTCGGCGGAGGATGCCCGGCGCATCGGCTTCGACGTGGTGGTGTTCGACGATGCCTGCCGCGCCATCGATGTCGGCGGCTCGGCCGCAGCCACCTATGAGCAGTTCCAGGCGCTCGGCATCGCCTGCCATCCCTCGGCCTGCGTCACCGACGCGGCCGCGCAGCGCTGA